The Saprospiraceae bacterium genomic interval ATTGTTGAGGTAATCGTCAAAGCTGTCGCTGTTGATGAGATCATCCTGGCTTTCCTGCTGATAAATTTCTGTTTCGCCGATTTCAAATTCGTCTGCACTATCGTGTTCCTGGTTGTCAATGCTGTTGTCTGAAATCTCATCGCGTTCGTTGCCTTCTTCGAGGGCCGGGTTTGATTCCAGTTCTTCCTGAATGCGTTGATCAAGGATAGCTGTTGGAATTTGCAACAATTTCATGAGCTGAATTTGTTGCGGAGATAGTTTCTGTAGAAGGCTTTGACTGAGTTGCTGTTTAATCATATCTTGCTTGTAAAACAAAGGGAAAATGCCATTAGTTCGAATTTTCAAGACTTCCTTCGCTCAGACGCTCTTCGGGAAGGGTGGCGGAATCTTCGTAACATTGCAAGGCAAATGTAGACAAAATCCAAACATATTATAATAATATTTAATATATAATTTAGATATGAAACATATAGCTGCACGAATTACGGCCCTCAGAGCAATCATGGCAAGCCATAAGGCAGATGCCTATATAGTACCCACAGCCGACCCACACCAGAGTGAATATGTGCCTGATCGATGGTCGCATCGCCAATGGATCTCCGGATTCAATGGCTCTGCGGCAACGGTAATTGTGACCGGAAAACATGCCGGACTCTGGACGGATTCCCGTTATTTTTTACAGGCGGAACAGGAACTCGCTGGAACAGGCATTGAGCTGCATAAATTGAAAGTTCAAACACAAGCCGAATATGTCGAATGGCTTTGCAATCAGATGAAACCGGGACAAACGGTAGCTTGCGATTTTTGGTGTTTTTCTTATGCCCAGATCCGGACTTTTGACCGCATGTTTTCGGAAAATGGGATTGTACTCAAGGATACCGGTGACCTTATCGAGGGAATTTGGGAAGATCGGCCAGAGATTGGAATGAACCCCATTTATGATTGGACTTTAAAATTTGCAGGAACGAAAAGAGAAGAAAAACTTAAAAAACTTAAAGCCGCTCTAAAAGAAAGGAAATCAGATTATATCGTTTTGTCGGCACTTGACGAAATAGCCTGGCTATTGAACCTGCGTGGCAGTGATGTACGATGCAACCCGGTATTTGTGGCGTATCTGGTTGTTTCAAAAAATTCTGCAGATCTTTTTATTCCTGATAAAAAACTGGATTCCAAACTTGAATTAAAAATTAAAGAAGCAGGTGTACAAGTCAAGCATTACAATGAAATAGCGACATACCTGGCGAACATACCAGAAGATTCCAAAATTCAGATAGATCCTTCGAGTCTGAATGCAAAACTATGCCTGAAGCTGAACCCAAAATCCATAAAAGAAGACTCGAGTCCGGTGATGCTGATGAAAGCCTGTAAATCTCCTGCCGAACAAAATCACATCAGAGAAGTGATGGAAAAAGACGGAGTGGCTTTATTGCGGGCTTTCATGTGGTTGGAAAAAGCGCTGAAAAGAAAAAAAGCGGTCACCGAATACGATTTTGCGATGCAAATCGCTCATTTTAGGTCACAACAGTCGCATTATGTCGGTGAAAGTTTTGATGCCATCGTTGGTTACAATGCCAATGGGGCCATCATCCATTACAAACCCAGTCCTCAAACAGCCTCCCGGATTAAACCCAAGGGTATTCTGCTTGTAGATAGTGGAGGCCAGTATCTGGATGGAACCACCGATATTACCAGAACGATCGCTTTAAGCAAACCCGGTATCGAATTCAAAAAGCATTATACAGCTGTGCTGATGGGTCATATTGCACTGGCAGATACGGTATTTCCGGAAGGCACCAAAGGGATTCAATTGGATGTATTGGCGCGTCAGCATCTTTGGAAAATGGGACTGAATTATGCCCACGGTACCGGACACGGAGTGGGTTATTTTATGAATGTCCACGAACCTCCGCAGGGATTTGTAAGTGCCTGGAACCAGCGCGGCCAAACGGGTATGCTCGAAGGCATGCTCACGTCGAATGAACCGGGATTTTACAAGGAAGGACATTATGGCATACGCATTGAAAATCTCGTTTTGAATGTGGCCCATTCAAAACAGAATGAACAGCGATTTCTGCAATTTGAAACGGTCACCTTATTTCCGATTGACACCCATTTGATTCACATGCCCTTGATGAACCGGCAGTGCGTCAGCTGGCTGAATGCCTACCACAAAGAAGTTTACAAGCGTTTGGCGCCACACCTGGATGCTGCGGAGAAAAAGTGGCTGAAAGGGAAGTGTAAGGAGATTTAGGGGAGCTTGAAAGGGGAGAGCCTGAAGCTTAAAGCTCAAAGCCGAAAGCTTTATTTTGGTGAAGGGGAAAAGGCTTATGGGTGGCATGGAAAAGGGGGAGAACTTGGTTCAGTTATAGTTTTCGTTTTCAATGCTAAAGCAAAAATTTGATTTCAAACCCAAACGGGAATTATATCAGAAAAGGGATTTGGAGCCCCGTTAGGGGCGGAATCTACGTATCAAAAAAGTACGAACCGAGATCACAGGCCCCATCGGGGCGGCATCTTTTTACGGAAACACTTTCGTGCCGCAATCAACATCTCAAAGGGGTTTCATTCTTGCATGAGAATAATAATTGTTGCATAAAATCATCGAAACGAAATACACTACCCGATATCGAAATGATAACAGTACCCAAATTTAGAGCCCCGTTAGGGGCGAAATCTTCATAGCAAAAAGTACGAACCGAGATCACAGACCCCATCGGGGCGGCATCTTTTTACGGAAACACTTTCGTGCCGCAATCAACATCTCAAAGGGGTTTCATTCTTGCATGAGAATAATAATTGTTGCATAAAATCATCGAAACGAAATACACTACCCGATATCGAAATGATATCAGTACCCAAATTTAAAGCCCCGTTAGGGGCGAAATCTTCATAGCAAAAAGTACGAACCGAGATCACAAGCCCCATCGGGGCGGCATCTTTTTACGGAAACACTTTCGTGCCGGAATCAACATCTCAAAGGGGTTTCATTCTTGCATGAGAATAATAATTGTTGCATAAAATCATCGAAACGAAATACACTAACCGATATCGAAATGATAACAGTACCCAAATTTAAAGCCCCGTTAGGGGCGAAATCTTCATAGCAAAAAGTACGAACCGAGATCACAGGCCCCATCGGGGCGGCATCTTTTTACGGAAACACTTTCGTGCCGCAATCAACATCTCAAAGGGGTTTCATTCTTGCATGAGAATAATAATTGTTGCATAAAATCATCGAAACGAAATACACTACCCGATATCGAAATGATATCAGTACCCAAATTTAAAGCCCCGTTAGGGGCGAAATCTTCATAGCAAAAAGTACGAACCGAGATCACAGGTCCCATCGGGGCGGCATCTTTTTACGGAAACACGTTCGAGCCGGAATCAACATCTCAAAGGGGTTTCATTCTTGCATGAGAATAATAATTGTTGCATAAAATCATCGAAACGAAATACACTAACCGATATCGAAATGATAACAGTACCCAAATTTAAAGCCCCGTTAGGGGCGAAATCTTCATAGCAAAAATTACGAACCGAGATCACAAGCCCCGTCGGGGTGACATCTGAACACGGAAACATATTGGTGTCGGGATCACAACCTCTCACGGGGTGTTATCCGGGATTGTGCCATAAGTACGCAACAAGAATTTTAGAATTTGCAAAGCACATCAATCATCCCGGAATGGACATGAACGTTGCCTTAAGCCTTCAGCCCTTCAGCCTTTTCTCCTCTCCCCCCACATTTCTCGTTCCGGACTTTGCTTAAAACCACAAATTCCCTTTTCTTTGTGCCCATAATAAAACGACATGGAAATTAATGAACTTAAGAAAGGCAGCAAAGGCAGATGTTTCGTGTTCTTCCTCTTATTTATATTCCTGTTCTGCCTGATGTGTGTGTACATCTACAATCAGAACTTCAAGCTGGATTTTTAGACCCGCTTAATCCTCCTCGTTCTCGAAGAGCAGGATGCTTGCAATCTCGTATTGGCCTTCTTTAACATAGAGGTCAGCTGCCAGTGTATTTCTCATCGATTTACTTTCAACGACAGCGTCGATCCCATTTTTCAAGAGCAATACCTTTTTAATTTCAGCTTTGTAGGAGTCTGCTAAGGACATGATTTTTTTCCAACCGTTCATAGTCGAGAGTTTTAGTAGAACAAATTTATATATGTTTTTTTGTTAATATGTAATACTTAATACATTTTTTTTAAAAAAACTCTATTTTTCAGTGTTTTCCTCTACTTTTTTACTGGTTTTAGGATAATTTTTATACATATTTTTATTTTTATTGTGTAATTATTTGATTTAAGGGGTATAATTTTTCCGGAGAGGCCCTTCAGGCCCACTTTCCCGAATTCAAAAATTCAGCTGATTTTTCGATATTTACATATTCAATTACTTCTTCTAATTTGCCTTCATGATTCCATTTCGTATCATCACCACCCATTTTATTTTTATTCTTTTCGTTTTTTTTTCTGGCTATGCCCAGTCGGGACAACTTTGGGAAGAGTACAGGCTTTCACAATCGTCCAATAGCCAATATCCCGAATACACTTTACTAAAATCCGTGATACCGGGAGTAGCTGCTTCACTTGCTCCCCATCCGGTTCAAAAAGCAGTTTATTTGGAATTGGATGCAGCGAACATCGCCTCACTTTTGAAAGAAGCTCCGATGCGCTTTTCCATGTTCGTAACCGATGCCGATGGACGGGTACATCCATTGCAATTGATACGTCAGGATTTGTTTGATGAAGAATCTAAATTGCTCACTGCAGATGGGGCCTCTCCGGTAAGTCTTCATACGGATGGTTTGTTTTACAGAGGTGTAGTAGATGGTGCCGAAGGCTCTTTTGCAGCCCTGAGTTTTTTTGCAGGTGAAGTGGCAGGTGTCATTGCACTCCCCAAAACGGGAAACCTGGTGATCGGTAAGCTCGTTCAGGAATCTGCTTCCGAATCCAATACAGGATTGCACGTCCTTTATGCCGATAGGGATTTAACCGTCAAACCGGATTTTCATTGCGGAACGGCTGAGGAAGGTGTTTCAATGGCTGCAGCCGCTCCTGACTCCATTTACGCGGACCGCTGCAAAACCGTGAAGATTTTTTTGGAATGCGACTATAAACTGTATCAGGATAAGGGCAGAAATGTAACCAATGTCAGAAATTATGTAAGCTCTCTTTTTAATGTCGTCAAAACGCTCTACTACAACGACGGGGTGAATATTGAAATATCCGATATCATGGTATGGAATGCTCAGGATCCGTTTTTGCATACCGATCTGGCTTCCATTTTATACCATTACTCCAATTACCGAAGGAATAATTTTAATGGAAACCTCGCGCAACTGGTGACCACCTTCGCACCGCAACAGCAAGGTGGCATTGCTTTTCTGGGCACTTTATGTCAGTCCTATAATGGTTCTTCGGGGCCGCATTCATTTGCCTATATCTACAATTCATTCAGCCAGCTGCCGGCCTATTCGTGGAGTGTTGAGGTCATGGCGCATGAGTTGGGACATAACTTTGGTTCACCGCATACGCATGCCTGCTTCTGGGGCCCCAACAGAAATCAGGTCATCGATAACTGTCAGCCTCCGGAAAACAACGGTTGTTCTTCAGGCCCTCCTCCGAATGGCGGTGGAACCATCATGAGTTATTGTCATCTCACGGGTTATGGAATCAATTTCAGCAAAGGATTTGGTGCGGAACCGGGTGAAGTGATCCGGATCGCTGCACAAACCAGATCTTGTGTTGCTGCAAGTTTTACACCCGTGATAACTCCAACGATCGCTGGTCCATATTTCGAAGATGATGTCATTCAGTTAAAAGCCAGGCCTTCCAATGCCCAATACGAATACGATTGGTTTCACTACGATTATTTAATGTCCACTCCGAAAGATTCGGTTTTGACGGTGAAGTACAGCGGTATTTACAAAGCAGCGATTTCAAATAAGTGTACGGAATACTCAGCCAGCGATTCGCTTGAAATTTCAGATTTTCTGGTCAACCTCGGCTGTCCGGTGATGAAGGGTGAAAGAGACTCGGTACAGGTCGGTTTGAATATGGTTGCCGATTTTGGAACGCGAAGAGACAGCCTCCTGGTTCCCGATAGTTTATATGCGAAGGTTCCGTCATGGGCCCGCGATGTATTGGTGGTCCTCGATATGACGGTGCGTCCGATGGGAACTTCGTGGACCCGCGATGTCACCGCTGCGTATAATGGTCCGGTACATACGGCGATCGCCAATACGCGTTTCAATCCCAATGCCGTTGAACCTGCGGGATTTCAGGGCGTGAAAACCTATTCCAGGATTTTGGGAAATTTTAATCCTGCGGGAACCTGGCATTTCATCACCAACGACAACAGACCCGATGCAGGTGTTGATGGCACGGTTGATTTTAGTATTAAAATCCAATGGAGGCGCAGCGATTCCATACCTCCGTGTGAAAGACCTTTGTGCGAAGGGCAAACACTGACCTTAGACCCCGGAATAAGGAATGGAAAATACAAATGGTCGACCGGCGACACGACGCGGCAATTGACGGTTCGCGATACGGGATTTTATAGTCTGGAAGTAAGTCGCGGGAATAAAAAGAGTAAGGGATCCGTCCGGTTTTATCATTATCCGGCAAATTACAATCAGACGGTTTCCATTTGTGATGGCGACAGTTTAATCGTAGGTAAAAAGACGTATTCCATTTCGGGTAACTACATCGACACCTTGATGTCCGGCAACGGATGCGATAGCATTCTCTCCACGGAACTGATCCTCCGGCCCAATGCATTCAGCCAGGAAAATCTGTATCTGTGTTATGCAGACAGTTTCATGAATTTATCCTACACCACCGATGCCATCGAACGCTTTCATTTTACAGCTGCCAATGGATGCGACAGTACACATGAAGTGAACATCCGGGTCAATCCGCCACTCAACTTACAAACGTTCGTTAGTCCCGATTGTCCGGAGAAAGGCGGGCAAATTGAAGCCATAGCCTCCGGTGGAAGTGGAATGTTCTACAATTATCGCTGGTCGGATGGAAAGGAAACGGCCATCAATACAGCGCTGCCAAGCGGAAAGTACGAAGTGGAAGCCACCGATTCAGCCGGATGTACAATTCGTAAAGAAGTAGAATTGATCAATCTGGATTCGGTAAAAGTCGTCCCTTTGATTTTTGACGTGGATTGTTTTGGAGATCAAAACGGAAGAATCTTTTTGGATTTTACATCGGGCACTGCGCCCTTTACGGTTTTTTGGAACACCGGTGCCAATACCAAAGACCTGTTGGATGTAAGTGCCGGTATCTACACGGCCTTCGTGCGCGATGCAAATGCATGTCAATCGATACACATACTGGAAGTGAAATCTCCTGAATTGTTGTTTGTGCAAGTGGATGTAAAAGGGAGTACCGGCAACGATGGAAGCGCCAAGGCAGAAGTGACCGGCGGTACCAGACCTTATACCTATTTGTGGAGCAATGGCGAGAGAGTTTCTGAGATTTTTAATCTCGCACCGGGTCCTTATAAAGTATGGATTGACGACAGCAAAGGATGTAAAACTTTATCTGAGTTTGAAGTACCCCGGGTGACTGGTGTTGGAGATCCAATCCATTCAAACGAAGAAATAAGTATTTATCCCAATCCGGCAAAGGATCGTTTGCGCATTGAAGTGAAAGGGATCGTTGTGCAAGATTGGTCCATCATCGATCTCCATGGACGAAAAATAATTTCGGGTACATGGCCATCAAATGAAGACGTTCACATCATCAGCGTCGAAAAATTGTTGCAGGGAATTTATAGTTTGGAATTAAGGGATGCAAGCGGCAAAATATTCTATAAGAAAATGGCTATGGGTAAATAATTTTCGAAAATTTTTTTTTTAAAAGGTATAGTGCATTCTATGCTTTGAACGATTACCGGGTGATAGAAATTTTCGCTACAATCCGTAAAGTTAAAGTCTAAAAATAATCAAATTTGAATGCAGTGATCGGCTCAGAAGAGTATGCATCCCGTTCATAATGATTTTTTTTATGAAATGAATGGAATGCATCGGGATCCTCTTCAGTGATCGGACCTGCCCGCAACAGACAAGCAAGCTCGGTATCCGATGTGAAAATGGAATTTAGAATTCAATCCCGCCACGCTTCAAAACAGCCTACATTTGATCTCATAAACATACAGCATCTTCCACACAAATGCTCACAAAAAGCCCATCAAATCCGGATCTCAAAACTTATCTCGACGCACTTGTTGAGCGATTCAACCAACCCGGCTTCATCGCAGACGATCCCATTTCCATACCTCACCGATTTACGAATAAACAAGACATCGAGATCAGTGCTTTATGGACCGCTTTGATAGCCTGGGGACAGCGCAAAACGATTTTGCAGAATGCATCCCAATTGATGGAATGGATGGATGGCTGTCCGCACCAATTTGTGTTGCAGCATCAGGAGACAGACCGCAAAAAATTTTTAAAATTTAAGCATCGCACATTTAACGGCGAAGATGCCATCTGCTTTTTGGAATATTTTCAGCATTATTATCGGGAAAACGATTCGCTTGAAACCGCATTTTCGAAGGGATTGCAAAAAACTGAATTGCACGTCGGACCGGCCCTCGTGCATTTCAAAGCCGATTTCAGAAATCGCGTTCCACATGCCGGACGAACATTAAAACACATCGCTTCTCCTGAAACGGGATCCCGTTGTAAGCGCTTATTGATGTTTTTGCGATGGATGGTGCGTAGGGATAAGGCAGGAGTAGATTTTGGAATCTGGTCAAACATTTCACCCGCACAATTGTTGTTGCCTTTGGACGTTCATGTGGAACAATCTGCCCGGAAACTTGGCCTATTAAGCCGTAAGCAGGCAGACTGGAAGGCCGTTCTCGAATTAAGTGCCCATTGCAGGACACTCAACCCCAGCGACCCCGCATGTTACGACTTTGCGCTTTTCGGCCTTGGATTGGAACAAAAACCAAACTTTAACATTTAACTACGAAGAATTTCGTACAAAATAAAATACCTTTGCAAGCGATTTAATAAAATCTCAAATTTTAAATTATGTACAAATTAGTCTTTTACATTTTGATTGTTTTCCTGCTGCCGTTTCAGGCTGATGCCCAAAAATCAAAATCAGGAAAAAAAGCAAAACCCGCGGCAACCGCGATCGATTACAACAATCTTCCTCCAGGGGTCACCAAGGGTGCCACAGTGGAAGGCATTACAGAATATTTTCTCCCGAACGGATTGCAATTTTTATTGTTCCCGGATCCATCCAAGCAAACGATTACCGTAAACATCACTTATAAAGTCGGATCCAGACATGAAGGTTATGGTGAAACCGGAATGGCACATTTACTCGAACACCTGGTATTTAAAGGGACGCCCAGGCATCCCGATATTCCGAATGAATTGACCAAACACGGCGCCAGACCCAATGGCACAACCTGGTATGACCGCACCAATTATTTCGAAACCTTTTCCGCTACGGATGAAAATTTGCGTTGGGCCTTGGATCTGGAAGCGGACAGGATGGTGAATTCTTTTATTGCAAAAAAACACCTCGATTCGGAAATGACGGTGGTCAGAAATGAATTCGAGTCCGGAGAAAACGATCCTTCTGGAATCCTCATGGAGCGCGTCTTATCTACGGCTTACTTGTGGCATAATTACGGAAAATCCACCATCGGTGCCCGTGCAGATATTGAAAATGTTCCCATTGAAAGATTGCAGGCATTTTATCGGAAGTATTATCAACCAGACAATGCGGTTCTGATGGTTGCAGGGAAAATAGACGAAAAGAAAACGGTGTGGTGGGTTCATGAATTCTTCTCCAAAATTCCCAAACCGAAACGAGAACTGATTGAAACTTATACTGCCGAACCTACACAGGATGGCGAACGCCATGTTACGCTCAAAAGAGTCGGCGACGTGCAAGTCGTTTCATGTATGTACCACATTCCTCCGGGTTCACATCCGGATGCCGCAGCAGCGGATATACTTGTGGATGTCATGACGATGGAGCCATCGGGCAGATTGTACAAGGCGCTGGTTGAAACTAAAAAAGCTTCCAGTCAGTTTGGTTGGTGTGCAACTTTAAAAGAACCCGGATTCGTTTATTTCGGAGCGCAGGTTCGCAAAGAAAATAACGTCCACGAAGTCAGAGATCTCATGATGGCTACGTTGGATGATATTGCAAAAAATCCTCCTACAAAAGAAGAAGTTGAGCGAGCCAGGAATAAACAAATTAAAGATATCGAACTCTTTACGAGAAATACGGAATTTGTGGGTCGTACCATCAGCGAATACATCGGTATGGGTGATTGGCGATTGGCATTTATATATCGCGACAACATCAGAAAGGTAACTCCTGAAGATGTTCAGCGCGTTGCCTTGAGTTATTTCAAACCGGCAAACAGAACTTCTGGTTTATTTATACCGGAAGAAAAACCAGATCGGGCAGAAATCCCAAAAGCACCTAATGTAGCAGCACTGGTAAAGAACTACAAAGGAGATCAGGCCCTTGCTCAGGGAGAAGAGTTTGATCCTTCCTGTGCCAATATCGAACAACGCACCAAACGCGGAGTTGAAGCACAGGGATTAAAGTATGCTTTTCTTCAGAAAAAAACCAAAGGCAATCTCGTAAATGCAAATATGACCCTTCGTTTTGGAGATGAAAACTCCTTAAAAGGAAAAGCTACGATCAGTGAATTTACAGCCCGGATGCTGAATCGCGGAACCACAACAAAATCCTGGCAGGAAATCAAAGATCAATTTGACAAACTAAAAGCCAGGGTGAATTTCTTTGGTAGTGGCGGATCGGTGAGTGCAAACATCCAGACTACGCGAGAAAATCTTCCTGCCGCCCTTCAACTGGTTACAGAAATATTCAGGCAACCGGTTTTTAATGAAAAAGAATTTGAAGAGATGAAAAACGAGGAACTTGCTGGCATTGAAGAGCAGCGTTCAGATCCTCAG includes:
- a CDS encoding aminopeptidase P family protein; this encodes MKHIAARITALRAIMASHKADAYIVPTADPHQSEYVPDRWSHRQWISGFNGSAATVIVTGKHAGLWTDSRYFLQAEQELAGTGIELHKLKVQTQAEYVEWLCNQMKPGQTVACDFWCFSYAQIRTFDRMFSENGIVLKDTGDLIEGIWEDRPEIGMNPIYDWTLKFAGTKREEKLKKLKAALKERKSDYIVLSALDEIAWLLNLRGSDVRCNPVFVAYLVVSKNSADLFIPDKKLDSKLELKIKEAGVQVKHYNEIATYLANIPEDSKIQIDPSSLNAKLCLKLNPKSIKEDSSPVMLMKACKSPAEQNHIREVMEKDGVALLRAFMWLEKALKRKKAVTEYDFAMQIAHFRSQQSHYVGESFDAIVGYNANGAIIHYKPSPQTASRIKPKGILLVDSGGQYLDGTTDITRTIALSKPGIEFKKHYTAVLMGHIALADTVFPEGTKGIQLDVLARQHLWKMGLNYAHGTGHGVGYFMNVHEPPQGFVSAWNQRGQTGMLEGMLTSNEPGFYKEGHYGIRIENLVLNVAHSKQNEQRFLQFETVTLFPIDTHLIHMPLMNRQCVSWLNAYHKEVYKRLAPHLDAAEKKWLKGKCKEI
- a CDS encoding T9SS type A sorting domain-containing protein, with the translated sequence MIPFRIITTHFIFILFVFFSGYAQSGQLWEEYRLSQSSNSQYPEYTLLKSVIPGVAASLAPHPVQKAVYLELDAANIASLLKEAPMRFSMFVTDADGRVHPLQLIRQDLFDEESKLLTADGASPVSLHTDGLFYRGVVDGAEGSFAALSFFAGEVAGVIALPKTGNLVIGKLVQESASESNTGLHVLYADRDLTVKPDFHCGTAEEGVSMAAAAPDSIYADRCKTVKIFLECDYKLYQDKGRNVTNVRNYVSSLFNVVKTLYYNDGVNIEISDIMVWNAQDPFLHTDLASILYHYSNYRRNNFNGNLAQLVTTFAPQQQGGIAFLGTLCQSYNGSSGPHSFAYIYNSFSQLPAYSWSVEVMAHELGHNFGSPHTHACFWGPNRNQVIDNCQPPENNGCSSGPPPNGGGTIMSYCHLTGYGINFSKGFGAEPGEVIRIAAQTRSCVAASFTPVITPTIAGPYFEDDVIQLKARPSNAQYEYDWFHYDYLMSTPKDSVLTVKYSGIYKAAISNKCTEYSASDSLEISDFLVNLGCPVMKGERDSVQVGLNMVADFGTRRDSLLVPDSLYAKVPSWARDVLVVLDMTVRPMGTSWTRDVTAAYNGPVHTAIANTRFNPNAVEPAGFQGVKTYSRILGNFNPAGTWHFITNDNRPDAGVDGTVDFSIKIQWRRSDSIPPCERPLCEGQTLTLDPGIRNGKYKWSTGDTTRQLTVRDTGFYSLEVSRGNKKSKGSVRFYHYPANYNQTVSICDGDSLIVGKKTYSISGNYIDTLMSGNGCDSILSTELILRPNAFSQENLYLCYADSFMNLSYTTDAIERFHFTAANGCDSTHEVNIRVNPPLNLQTFVSPDCPEKGGQIEAIASGGSGMFYNYRWSDGKETAINTALPSGKYEVEATDSAGCTIRKEVELINLDSVKVVPLIFDVDCFGDQNGRIFLDFTSGTAPFTVFWNTGANTKDLLDVSAGIYTAFVRDANACQSIHILEVKSPELLFVQVDVKGSTGNDGSAKAEVTGGTRPYTYLWSNGERVSEIFNLAPGPYKVWIDDSKGCKTLSEFEVPRVTGVGDPIHSNEEISIYPNPAKDRLRIEVKGIVVQDWSIIDLHGRKIISGTWPSNEDVHIISVEKLLQGIYSLELRDASGKIFYKKMAMGK
- a CDS encoding TIGR02757 family protein, with amino-acid sequence MLTKSPSNPDLKTYLDALVERFNQPGFIADDPISIPHRFTNKQDIEISALWTALIAWGQRKTILQNASQLMEWMDGCPHQFVLQHQETDRKKFLKFKHRTFNGEDAICFLEYFQHYYRENDSLETAFSKGLQKTELHVGPALVHFKADFRNRVPHAGRTLKHIASPETGSRCKRLLMFLRWMVRRDKAGVDFGIWSNISPAQLLLPLDVHVEQSARKLGLLSRKQADWKAVLELSAHCRTLNPSDPACYDFALFGLGLEQKPNFNI
- a CDS encoding insulinase family protein yields the protein MYKLVFYILIVFLLPFQADAQKSKSGKKAKPAATAIDYNNLPPGVTKGATVEGITEYFLPNGLQFLLFPDPSKQTITVNITYKVGSRHEGYGETGMAHLLEHLVFKGTPRHPDIPNELTKHGARPNGTTWYDRTNYFETFSATDENLRWALDLEADRMVNSFIAKKHLDSEMTVVRNEFESGENDPSGILMERVLSTAYLWHNYGKSTIGARADIENVPIERLQAFYRKYYQPDNAVLMVAGKIDEKKTVWWVHEFFSKIPKPKRELIETYTAEPTQDGERHVTLKRVGDVQVVSCMYHIPPGSHPDAAAADILVDVMTMEPSGRLYKALVETKKASSQFGWCATLKEPGFVYFGAQVRKENNVHEVRDLMMATLDDIAKNPPTKEEVERARNKQIKDIELFTRNTEFVGRTISEYIGMGDWRLAFIYRDNIRKVTPEDVQRVALSYFKPANRTSGLFIPEEKPDRAEIPKAPNVAALVKNYKGDQALAQGEEFDPSCANIEQRTKRGVEAQGLKYAFLQKKTKGNLVNANMTLRFGDENSLKGKATISEFTARMLNRGTTTKSWQEIKDQFDKLKARVNFFGSGGSVSANIQTTRENLPAALQLVTEIFRQPVFNEKEFEEMKNEELAGIEEQRSDPQALVSNAVQRHLNPYPKGDVRYVKTMEEEMEDIKAVKIEDLKMFYQDFYGADHSSFSVVGDFDENEVKKVVTEGLANWKSKNPYKRIADNYLEVPATNQNIETPDKANAMFLAGMNLNIRDDDPDYPALVLGNYILGGGFLNSRLATRIRQKEGLSYGVGSQLFADAQDKSGGFMAYAIYAPENRDKLETAFKEEIARMLKDGFTQQEVDDARSGLLQSRKVSRSQDNQLSGQLNSMLNINRTFKFSEEMEQKISQLTPQQIHTALNKHIDINKISYFKGGDFANKLSKP